The proteins below come from a single Triticum aestivum cultivar Chinese Spring chromosome 5D, IWGSC CS RefSeq v2.1, whole genome shotgun sequence genomic window:
- the LOC123125609 gene encoding transcription factor MYB4, giving the protein MGRAPCCDKASVKKGPWSPEEDATLKSYIEQNGTGGNWIALPQKIGLRRCGKSCRLRWLNYLRPNIRHGGFSDEEDRIILSLYISIGSRWSIIAAQLPGRTDNDIKNYWNTRLKKKLFGKQSRKDQRQHQFARQAANGGHKEEASEGAAGNNGFAAGAYNWHQHAMAMPSRPMPGSMVEGNRIGEGVDESIRKLLFKLGGSSFAALQAPPCLPPPMYGEAPNFVAPSMHTAPLNEGGIHCSGVLPALELDESFQFNQVKLDGLECFFGMGDQSMRWNEVSPLVCPNTTVASSSQGMQQYCLAEEPVDLGMQ; this is encoded by the exons ATGGGGAGAGCTCCGTGCTGCGACAAGGCGAGCGTGAAGAAGGGCccatggtcgccggaggaggacgcCACGCTCAAGTCCTACATCGAGCAGAACGGCACCGGCGGCAACTGGATCGCGCTGCCACAGAAGATTG GTCTGAGGAGGTGTGGAAAGAGCTGCCGCCTCCGGTGGCTCAATTACCTCCGGCCGAACATAAGACACGGTGGATTCTCAGACGAGGAGGACAGGATCATCCTCAGCCTCTACATCAGCATAGGCAGCAG GTGGTCAATAATAGCGGCACAGCTGCCGGGGAGGACGGACAATGACATCAAGAACTACTGGAACACAAGGCTCAAGAAGAAGCTCTTCGGCAAACAGTCGCGCAAGGACCAGAGGCAGCACCAGTTCGCACGCCAGGCAGCGAACGGCGGGCATAAGGAAGAAGCCAGCGAGGGCGCAGCCGGGAACAATGGCTTTGCTGCTGGTGCTTACAATTGGCACCAGCATGCAATGGCCATGCCGTCCCGTCCGATGCCGGGTTCAATGGTGGAAGGCAATCGTATCGGAGAAGGGGTGGATGAGTCCATCCGGAAGCTTCTGTTCAAGCTAGGAGGAAGCTCTTTCGCTGCCCTGCAAGCCCCACCGTGCCTTCCTCCCCCAATGTACGGGGAAGCTCCAAACTTCGTGGCGCCATCGATGCACACAGCCCCGCTAAACGAAGGTGGCATCCACTGTTCCGGCGTGCTGCCTGCACTGGAGCTGGACGAGAGTTTCCAATTCAACCAGGTCAAGCTGGACGGGCTGGAATGCTTCTTCGGCATGGGCGACCAGAGCATGAGGTGGAATGAAGTGAGCCCCTTGGTCTGCCCTAACACTACTGTCGCGTCCAGCTCCCAAGGGATGCAGCAGTACTGCCTCGCAGAGGAGCCCGTCGACCTTGGGATGCAGTAG